In Syntrophorhabdales bacterium, the DNA window TCTGAAGAATCAGACCTGGTAAAACTCTCCGACGACGATGTCCGTACGCAGTTCCCCGGCATGCAGGTGCAGCTGAAAGAATACAGTAAAGGGCCTTCGGACCGGCTTGGTGCAGGCAGCCGGGAACTCTGGGTCTATCTCCTCGGCTTTCTGATGCTTGCAATTGCTATCGAAACAGGGCTGGCGAACAGATTATGATCTCCAGGCGAACATTGCTGCGTATGGGGCTCGTCTGTCTCGGAGGATTCTTCTCCGGGTCTCCAGGTCGGGCCCTGGCAGGCGCATTTCCTCAGTTTTATATCGCACAGGTGAGATACCGTGGTGGTCAATGGGACCCCAATCCTCAGTTTACCGACGCAATCACCAACGAATTGGAGCTTCGGACAAGCATCGATGCCTCCAGAGAGCGGCGTACCGTGTCGCTCGCCGATCCGGAACTCTTCTCCTGTCCATTCCTGTACATGGCTGGAAAATATGAGTTTGACCCCTGGACGGCGAAGGAGCGCGAAATCCTGAGAAGATATTTAACGTTCGGCGGCTTCCTTCTGGCCGAGGATGTCATGGGCGTCAAGGGCTTCGGGTTCGA includes these proteins:
- a CDS encoding DUF4159 domain-containing protein; the protein is MISRRTLLRMGLVCLGGFFSGSPGRALAGAFPQFYIAQVRYRGGQWDPNPQFTDAITNELELRTSIDASRERRTVSLADPELFSCPFLYMAGKYEFDPWTAKEREILRRYLTFGGFLLAEDVMGVKGFGFDAAFRREMRQVFPGRELQKLPPDHSVFQSFYLVNIIGGRQKINAYLEGIVIDNWTPVIYSQNDLAGAWSRDRSGKWLNECVPGGEAQRLAAFKTGVNIIVYSLTSDYKKDLVHHPFIKRRQNL